One genomic window of Saccopteryx bilineata isolate mSacBil1 chromosome 4, mSacBil1_pri_phased_curated, whole genome shotgun sequence includes the following:
- the DUSP1 gene encoding dual specificity protein phosphatase 1, which yields MVMEVGSLDAGGLRTLLRERAAQCLLLDCRSFFAFNAGHIVGSVNVRFSTIVRRRAKGAMGLEHIVPNAELRSRLLAGAYHAVVLLDERSAALDAAKRDGTLVLAAGALCREARAAPVFFLQGGYEAFSASCPELCSKQSTPMGLSLPLSTSVPDSAESGCSSCSTPLYDQGGPVEILPFLYLGSAYHASRKDMLDALGITALINVSANCPNHFEGHYQYKSIPVEDNHKADISSWFNEAIDFIDSVKNAGGRVFVHCQAGISRSATICLAYLMRTNRVKLDEAFEFVKQRRSIISPNFSFMGQLLQFESQVLAPHCSAEAGSPAMSVLDRGTSTTTVFNFPVSIPVHSTNNALSYLQSPITTSPSC from the exons ATGGTCATGGAGGTGGGCTCGCTGGACGCCGGAGGCCTGCGGACGCTGCTGCGGGAGCGCGCGGCGCAGTGCTTGCTGCTGGACTGCCGCTCCTTCTTCGCTTTCAACGCCGGCCACATCGTGGGCTCGGTCAACGTGCGCTTCAGCACCATCGTGCGGCGCCGGGCCAAGGGCGCTATGGGCCTGGAGCACATCGTACCCAACGCCGAGCTGCGCAGCCGCCTGCTGGCCGGCGCCTACCACGCCGTGGTGCTGCTGGACGAGCGCAGCGCCGCCCTTGACGCCGCCAAGCGGGACGGCACCCTGGTCCTGGCCGCCGGCGCGCTCTGCCGTGAGGCGCGCGCCGCGCCCGTCTTCTTCCTCCAAG GAGGATATGAAGCTTTTTCAGCGTCCTGTCCGGAGCTGTGCAGCAAACAGTCGACCCCCATGGGGCTCAGCCTTCCCCTGAGTACTAGCGTCCCTGACAGCGCCGAATCAGGGTGCAGTTCCTGCAGCACCCCACTCTATGATCAG GGTGGCCCAGTGGAGATCCTGCCCTTTCTGTACCTGGGCAGTGCCTACCATGCTTCCCGCAAGGACATGCTGGATGCCTTGGGCATCACTGCCTTGATCAACGTCTCAGCCAATTGTCCCAACCATTTTGAGGGTCATTACCAGTACAAGAGCATCCCGGTAGAGGACAACCACAAGGCGGACATCAGCTCCTGGTTTAACGAGGCGATCGACTTCATAG ACTCCGTCAAGAACGCCGGAGGGAGGGTGTTTGTCCACTGCCAGGCGGGCATTTCCCGCTCGGCCACCATCTGCCTCGCTTACCTCATGCGGACTAACCGAGTCAAACTGGACGAGGCCTTCGAGTTTGTAAAGCAGAGAAGAAGCATCATCTCGCCCAACTTCAGCTTCATGGGCCAGCTGCTTCAGTTTGAATCGCAGGTCCTGGCCCCACACTGCTCCGCAGAGGCCGGGAGCCCCGCTATGTCTGTGCTGGACCGGGGCACCTCCACCACCACTGTCTTCAACTTCCCCGTCTCCATCCCTGTCCACTCCACGAACAATGCATTGAGCTACCTTCAAAGCCCCATTACGACTTCTCCCAGCTGCTGA